In Sedimentibacter sp. MB31-C6, one genomic interval encodes:
- a CDS encoding VirD4-like conjugal transfer protein, CD1115 family, which produces MTDQQRRKRYKIQLTIFFILLFIFISYMAIHIGTVFNSYEHFDYTMLDRFQNDIENHIKTVPFFIPQKQDLKLLIFVSLLYWSVAIYFITSDKKYMFGKEHGTASWAGKEEIKKIIDKDENNNIVFTETEQMSLNTKKTRKNLNVLVVGGSGSGKTRFYVKPNIMQANTSYVITDPKGELLRETGSLLYKKGYKIKVFNLIDMDYSSRYNPFVYIRTENDVMKVINGLIKNTNPKTGGGNDPFWEKSEVALLQSIFYFMWYELIPEEQNFKTVMELLRYASVREEDEDYESDLDIIFKQLREEKPNHIAVRQYNIFKLGAGKTIKSILISVGVRLSLFNIEAVSNLTAKDDLELERIAEEKTALFVVIPDSDTTFNFLVSMMYGQLFERLYYIADFKTKDGRLKTHVRFILDEFANIGQIPDFEKKIATMRSREISSNIIIQNMAQLKELYKYNWESITGNCDSTLFLGGQEQSTLEYISKSLGKETIDTRNINYSKGRQGSTSYNYGIHGRELLQPDEIGRMPDEDCILLIRGMFPFYSKKYNLYDHKNYIYLYEATNENYFDYSKVREIEKNKEKEEERIKILESYKMKDFELEIEQIKELFENAIFEEDISSILESELQINLNENYIEEEK; this is translated from the coding sequence GTGACGGATCAGCAGAGGCGTAAAAGGTATAAGATTCAATTAACAATATTTTTTATACTGTTATTTATATTTATATCATATATGGCAATACATATAGGAACTGTATTTAATAGCTATGAACATTTTGATTATACTATGCTTGATAGATTTCAAAATGACATAGAAAATCATATTAAAACAGTTCCTTTTTTTATACCTCAAAAACAAGATTTAAAGTTATTGATATTTGTTAGTTTATTGTATTGGTCGGTTGCTATATACTTCATAACATCTGATAAAAAATATATGTTTGGTAAAGAACATGGTACTGCAAGCTGGGCTGGAAAAGAAGAAATAAAAAAAATAATTGATAAAGATGAAAACAACAATATTGTATTCACAGAAACAGAGCAAATGAGTTTAAATACTAAAAAGACTAGAAAGAATCTTAATGTATTGGTTGTTGGAGGCTCAGGTTCAGGAAAAACAAGATTTTATGTAAAGCCCAACATTATGCAAGCTAATACTTCATATGTAATTACTGATCCGAAAGGTGAATTGTTAAGGGAAACAGGCTCATTATTATATAAAAAAGGATATAAAATAAAAGTTTTTAATCTTATAGATATGGATTATAGCAGTCGCTATAATCCTTTTGTCTATATAAGAACTGAAAATGACGTTATGAAAGTTATCAATGGTTTAATAAAGAACACAAATCCTAAAACAGGAGGAGGGAATGATCCTTTCTGGGAAAAGTCAGAAGTTGCTTTATTACAATCAATTTTTTATTTTATGTGGTATGAGCTTATTCCAGAGGAACAAAATTTCAAAACAGTTATGGAGTTATTGCGATATGCAAGTGTAAGGGAAGAAGATGAAGATTATGAAAGTGATTTAGATATTATATTTAAACAATTAAGAGAAGAGAAGCCTAATCATATTGCAGTTAGACAATACAATATTTTTAAACTAGGAGCTGGAAAAACAATTAAGAGTATTTTAATTTCTGTTGGTGTGAGGTTGTCGCTTTTTAATATAGAGGCAGTTTCCAATTTAACCGCTAAAGATGATTTAGAACTAGAACGTATTGCCGAAGAAAAAACAGCATTATTTGTAGTTATTCCAGATAGTGATACTACATTTAACTTTCTTGTGTCTATGATGTATGGACAATTGTTTGAAAGATTATATTATATTGCAGATTTTAAGACTAAAGATGGAAGACTTAAAACTCATGTTAGGTTTATACTAGATGAATTTGCCAACATAGGGCAGATACCTGACTTTGAGAAAAAAATAGCTACTATGCGTAGTAGAGAAATTAGTTCAAATATTATAATTCAAAATATGGCTCAATTGAAAGAACTATATAAGTACAATTGGGAAAGTATAACTGGTAATTGTGATTCTACATTATTTCTAGGGGGTCAGGAGCAATCTACACTAGAATATATAAGTAAAAGTTTAGGAAAAGAGACTATAGATACAAGGAATATCAACTACTCAAAAGGTAGACAAGGAAGCACTTCATATAACTATGGTATTCATGGCCGTGAACTTTTGCAGCCTGATGAAATAGGAAGAATGCCAGACGAAGATTGTATATTGTTAATAAGAGGCATGTTCCCTTTTTATTCAAAAAAATATAATCTATATGACCACAAGAATTATATATATTTATATGAAGCTACTAATGAAAATTATTTTGATTATAGTAAAGTTAGAGAAATAGAAAAGAACAAGGAAAAAGAAGAGGAGCGTATTAAGATTCTTGAAAGTTATAAGATGAAAGATTTTGAATTAGAAATAGAACAAATAAAAGAATTATTTGAAAATGCTATTTTTGAAGAAGATATTTCATCTATTTTAGAAAGCGAATTACAAATAAATCTAAACGAAAATTATATTGAAGAGGAGAAATAA
- a CDS encoding relaxase/mobilization nuclease domain-containing protein codes for MAYVKRHPIHKTLKNALKYIENIEKTDDKLLVSSNKCSINENLAIEEMKTLKKQYEKEDGIQGFHFIQSFKPGEANKEKAHQVGREWAEKFLDGKYQYVLTTHVDKGHIHNHIIINSVGLNGKKYNSCKNELEDIRKYSDLVCLEHGLSVIEPNRRNKNKSYKEWQESKNKTSWKDIVREDIDYVISSSESFEDFIRKMKSEGYYIKHGNVKYMTFKKQGMNRAVRGKTLGIDYDEHSIKQRIKFKEHNIRSFRSKNKKYYKIDKKSFEYQIRKLSYRQSSLETNIKLIILLFKIIFNNNQNSFEKDKRPIKYTYAQKKAINGIKDLSSKLNLLHKYNLHTRGDVQKQIDILNGKIKQVETKKEKLKTLEIKMEAVCTEIELYYKYKKYHDEYERVILKGVYKKKNAYEIEKFESCKNRLEKFSLKDELQYENFINQRNEVIEKTKGVDNEINNTFKELDKILGLQNYLNKYERDKFIKDIQLETKMKDENEKER; via the coding sequence ATGGCATATGTGAAGAGACATCCAATACATAAAACTTTAAAGAATGCCTTAAAGTATATTGAAAATATAGAAAAGACAGATGACAAACTTTTAGTCAGTTCGAATAAATGTAGTATAAATGAAAATTTAGCAATAGAGGAAATGAAAACTTTAAAAAAACAATATGAAAAAGAAGATGGCATACAAGGGTTTCATTTTATACAATCTTTTAAACCAGGAGAAGCAAACAAAGAAAAAGCACATCAAGTTGGAAGAGAGTGGGCAGAAAAATTTCTTGATGGTAAATATCAATATGTACTTACAACTCATGTTGATAAGGGACATATTCATAATCACATTATAATAAATTCAGTAGGGCTAAATGGTAAAAAATATAATAGCTGTAAAAATGAATTAGAAGATATAAGAAAGTATTCTGATCTAGTTTGTCTTGAACATGGATTAAGTGTTATAGAACCTAATAGAAGAAACAAAAATAAATCATACAAGGAATGGCAAGAAAGTAAGAATAAAACTTCATGGAAAGATATTGTTAGAGAAGATATTGACTATGTTATTTCTTCTTCAGAAAGCTTTGAAGATTTTATTAGAAAGATGAAATCAGAAGGTTACTATATTAAACATGGAAATGTAAAATATATGACTTTCAAAAAGCAAGGAATGAATAGAGCTGTTAGAGGTAAAACGCTCGGTATAGATTATGACGAACATAGTATAAAACAAAGAATAAAATTTAAGGAACATAATATTAGAAGCTTTAGATCAAAAAATAAAAAATATTATAAAATTGATAAAAAGAGTTTTGAATACCAGATAAGAAAATTATCATATAGGCAATCATCATTAGAAACTAATATAAAGCTTATAATTTTATTATTTAAAATAATTTTTAATAATAATCAAAATTCATTTGAAAAAGATAAGAGGCCAATAAAATATACATATGCACAGAAAAAAGCTATAAATGGTATAAAAGATTTATCAAGTAAATTAAATCTTTTACATAAATACAATCTACATACTAGGGGTGATGTACAAAAACAAATTGATATATTAAATGGTAAAATCAAACAAGTAGAAACAAAAAAGGAAAAATTAAAGACATTAGAAATTAAAATGGAAGCCGTTTGTACTGAAATCGAATTATATTATAAATATAAGAAATATCATGATGAGTATGAACGGGTAATTTTGAAGGGGGTTTATAAAAAGAAAAATGCTTATGAAATAGAAAAGTTTGAAAGTTGTAAAAATAGGTTAGAGAAATTTAGTTTAAAAGATGAACTTCAATACGAAAATTTCATTAACCAAAGAAATGAAGTAATCGAAAAAACGAAAGGGGTTGATAATGAAATAAATAATACATTTAAAGAACTAGATAAAATACTAGGTTTGCAAAATTATCTTAATAAATATGAAAGAGATAAATTTATAAAAGATATACAGCTGGAAACTAAAATGAAAGATGAAAACGAAAAGGAGAGATAA
- a CDS encoding plasmid mobilization protein: MNRKRKNVIFIRTTDEEHKKIMEKVAVSKMSINRFFINAALKREIIIYDLTSIFELSAQISRIGNNINQIAKKLNQGGLINKSEIKYLKNTMENINEVLIEVYQDIQATQDKG, from the coding sequence GTGAACAGAAAAAGAAAAAATGTAATATTTATCAGAACTACAGATGAAGAGCATAAAAAGATTATGGAAAAAGTCGCAGTATCTAAAATGAGTATAAATAGGTTTTTTATTAATGCTGCACTGAAAAGAGAAATAATTATTTATGACCTTACTAGTATATTTGAGCTTTCAGCACAAATAAGTAGAATTGGAAATAACATAAATCAAATTGCAAAAAAGTTAAATCAAGGAGGTTTGATTAATAAATCAGAAATTAAATATTTAAAAAATACTATGGAAAATATTAATGAAGTTTTAATAGAAGTTTATCAGGATATTCAGGCAACACAGGATAAGGGTTAA
- a CDS encoding DUF3801 domain-containing protein, which yields MNTGGDTSAILMGFAADLSKEGFKDISKLGGEMLKYLFLSLLNKLDRKLNTGEVNIKRLITSGEELVTLDLNDKDAAIFAAKAKTTGLTYAIFDVSKSDNKVSYVYKKSEAEIVNKILEKMTDEKVNGIDKEADISMLSEYIIGKDRGLYILDKESPNDYIQINNENKEILKTYIVDKDNLDDCIKIIENTKKDTLEVEININGNQEILNKNDFNMEEIQKRVNDVGKTFSSPEYVYGDVELEKLKEKINNIELNKNEVNNKVEVKKDRKTMKEIDDNIKEVRAKKTNKKTKEKTKTKEGRDR from the coding sequence ATGAATACAGGTGGAGATACTTCAGCAATCTTAATGGGATTTGCAGCAGATTTAAGCAAAGAGGGGTTTAAAGACATTTCTAAATTAGGTGGAGAAATGTTAAAATATTTGTTCCTTTCTTTATTAAATAAACTTGATAGGAAATTAAATACTGGGGAGGTTAATATAAAAAGACTCATAACAAGTGGTGAGGAGTTAGTTACTCTTGATTTAAATGATAAAGATGCAGCTATATTTGCTGCTAAAGCTAAAACAACAGGTCTAACTTATGCAATATTTGATGTGAGTAAAAGTGACAATAAAGTAAGTTATGTATATAAAAAAAGTGAAGCAGAGATAGTAAATAAGATATTAGAAAAAATGACCGATGAAAAAGTCAATGGTATTGATAAAGAGGCTGATATCAGCATGCTGAGTGAATATATTATTGGCAAAGATAGAGGATTGTATATTCTTGATAAAGAGAGCCCAAATGATTACATACAAATCAATAATGAAAATAAAGAAATATTAAAAACATATATAGTAGATAAAGACAATTTAGATGATTGTATTAAAATAATAGAAAATACAAAAAAAGATACTTTAGAAGTTGAGATTAATATTAACGGTAATCAAGAAATTTTAAATAAAAATGATTTTAATATGGAAGAAATTCAAAAACGAGTTAATGATGTTGGTAAGACATTTTCTAGTCCTGAATATGTTTATGGTGATGTAGAATTAGAAAAGTTAAAAGAAAAAATTAATAACATAGAATTAAATAAAAATGAGGTTAATAATAAAGTAGAAGTAAAAAAAGATAGAAAGACTATGAAAGAGATAGACGATAACATTAAGGAGGTGCGGGCCAAAAAAACCAATAAGAAAACAAAAGAAAAAACTAAAACGAAGGAAGGGAGAGACAGATAG